In Colletotrichum lupini chromosome 6, complete sequence, a single window of DNA contains:
- a CDS encoding PHD-finger domain-containing protein → MVSSRKRTLQEAENGLKEEDSLLLRLRNQWQFANLCQWIYLFGKVVKIDDNLDTEDIETECLKPNAPVLQDIGLALLKFVSSHRGLTHELFDEYTRRQYLARTPEKNPFGTEEIAAKFTDFDVLTKVRILQQMTQWVMARPERVREKMEEQKDIDQASWRIEPIGWDKDDRTYFVLDDNRVYRMTEPPNPPTPKKKAKAAKYGSRSNKRRRLSAPNGTDHADQSVNEPTDASGDTTEDTGLGSMKWECLAVSLKDVQEIIASFHKTKDDNEKVLRDQLQEHLLPILEKQEESRKRKEQQRERELLSLAKMANAKRSSRIANKAEQQKQEEKAQEEAKVIQVQRAAAKKQEQQQLKIEKERDLRLISREKRLKEREARRLQHERELSQLSEDNRNGSGRISERRLQAEIEKNMRALEELEDEEEDWIFDCICGVYGQVDDGTHSVACEKCNVWQHSKCLGISETEAEKPEFHFVCQPCKRREQEAAAKPKTTIKLKVNRPADVASSPAKQPSKESDRQSSPTGHDGSVPSRGEPVLGQDIGALSESAITSRRSGSPTQPLGINGAKETSPEPKTPKAENDEADDGRAHRDATAEKSLANGHDHVPASPPRARTTPAPRDVSSPRHGNSSLLATPIISREHGIPGSAHSSFTLPAPEGGLSPTKHSPPAPRPQPPSIKTPALPAVLPPVATLSPSPRHQILTPPIKPAEPVRRPQPPGASPKAL, encoded by the exons ATGGTATCATCTCGCAAAAGGACACTGCAGGAGGCTGAGAATGGCTTAAAAGAAGAAGACTCTCTGCTCCTTCGCTTACGGAATCAATGGCAATTCGCAAATTTGTGCCAGTGGATCTATCTCTTTGGCAAGGTGGTCAAGATTGATGATAACCTAGATACAGAG GACATCGAGACCGAATGCCTGAAGCCGAATGCCCCTGTTCTCCAGGATATCGGTCTCGCCTTACTGAAGTTCGTTTCGTCGCATCGTGGCCTCAC ACACGAGCTCTTTGACGAGTACACGCGAAGGCAATACTTGGCAAGGACACCTGAGAAGAACCCCTTTGGCACAGAAGAAATCGCAGCCAAGTTCACAGACTTCGATGTCTTGACCAAG GTACGAATTCTTCAACAAATGACACAATGGGTCATGGCTCGCCCCGAGCGCGTCAGGGAGAAGATGGAAGAACAAAAGGACATTGATCAGGCTAGCTGG CGGATTGAGCCCATCGGCTGGGACAAAGACGATCGGACATATTTTGTTCTCGATGACAATAGAGTCTATCGAATGACTGAACCGCCAAACCCACCTACTcccaagaagaaggccaaAGCTGCGAAATATGGATCCCGTTCAAATAAAAGACGGCGCCTCTCTGCACCAAACGGTACAGATCATGCGGACCAGTCTGTAAATGAACCGACCGATGCTTCCGGGGACACGACCGAGGACACTGGCCTCGGCAGCATGAAATGGGAATGCCTCGCTGTCAGCTTGAAAGATGTACAGGAGATCATTGCGTCTTTCCACAAAACTAAGGACGACAACGAGAAGGTCTTGCGAGACCAGTTGCAAGAGCATTTACTTCCTATCCTAGAGAAGCAGGAGGAGTCGAGGAAGCGCAAGGAGCAGCAGCGAGAGAGAGAACTGTTGAGTCTGGCTAAGATGGCAAATGCGAAGCGTTCTAGCCGCATCGCGAATAAGGCGGAGCAGCAGAAGCAAGAAGAGAAGGCTCAGGAAGAGGCCAAGGTCATTCAAGTCCAACGGGCCGCAGCAAAGAAACAAGAGCAACAACAGCTCAAGATCGAAAAAGAGCGGGACCTCAGACTGATATCCCGAGAGAAACGGCTGAAGGAACGGGAGGCTCGTCGCTTACAACATGAACGCGAACTTTCTCAGCTTTCAGAAGACAACCGCAATGGCTCGGGTCGTATCTCGGAGCGACGGCTGCAAGCCGAGATAGAGAAGAACATGCGAGCACTGGAGGAGCTAGAAGACGAGGAGGAAGACTGGATCTTCGATTGCATCTGCGGTGTCTACGGCCAGGTTGACGACGGCACACATAGCGTGGCGTGCGAGAAGTGCAACGTCTGGCAGCACAGCAAATGCCTTGGCATTAGCGAGACCGAAGCTGAGAAGCCTGAGTTTCATTTCGTCTGCCAACCATGCAAGCGGCGTGAGCAAGAGGCTGCGGCAAAACCAAAGACGACTATCAAGCTCAAGGTAAACCGCCCAGCTGACGTGGCGTCCTCGCCTGCGAAGCAGCCGTCAAAGGAGAGCGACCGCCAGTCGAGTCCGACAGGCCATGACGGGTCGGTTCCATCGAGGGGGGAACCGGTGCTCGGGCAAGACATTGGGGCACTATCAGAGTCTGCGATCACTAGCCGCCGCTCTGGATCACCGACCCAACCTCTAGGGATAAATGGAGCCAAGGAGACCAGCCCGGAACCAAAAACACCCAAGGCTGAGAACGATGAAGCTGATGATGGGCGAGCTCATCGTGACGCTACTGCTGAGAAGTCCTTGGCGAACGGTCACGACCATGTGCCTGCAAGCCCACCGCGGGCGAGAACCACACCAGCACCGCGGGACGTCTCATCGCCTAGACATGGAAACTCCAGTCTGCTTGCCACGCCCATCATCAGCCGCGAGCATGGCATCCCGGGCTCGGCACACTCATCATTCACACTGCCCGCTCCTGAGGGTGGACTTTCTCCGACCAAGCATTCTCCCCCGGCGCCCCGTCCGCAGCCCCCAAGCATCAAAACGCCTGCCCTCCCTGCCGTCCTACCGCCTGTGGCGACGCTTTCGCCGTCCCCACGTCATCAGATTCTGACGCCCCCTATCAAGCCTGCGGAGCCAGTCCGACGGCCACAGCCTCCAGGTGCAAGTCCAAAGGCGCTTTGA
- a CDS encoding ion transporter, with protein MQSNNPYSYEMSSRRDESSGSGREGLQADSQAESQRGRRGQPQMSANGLGLSTYWEQPYAQSNSSGGPDSPIDASALQFALPPDINQPPPFPRLNSPSLDSLDRPSPYFEEATNPDYYEDRVPLTSRAQPISGSLSANVGDAQPRDSFQTVSDIDNAPPRTRDARSLGYDLEPGGRRPSYGATLSPGGEQRRSRSPSTTGALLRAGSIMRAMSQRVVNISGEGELVDHRTSRSRSPSPAPDRRQQLHNSAQMFTDTSYHSNLFQVPEKGSEGENVFADPPPPMQQRVPMQNPLKGKSLGIFPPTHPIRTKLCDLLVHPFTEPFILILIILQATLLAVESAPDVFTNPRPASWGVTWIDWAILVLFIIFTLELIARILVSGFLLNASEYSTIDRQKGVRAAVVDQYRNLFQPQRQKSVKAPRQQIHLGPSAFQRSFTIMQGQTLPQTVEEQQRYQLARRAFLRHSFNRLDFLAVVAYWISFALRITGVESEKHLYVFRMISCLRILRLLALTNGTAIILRSLKKAAPLLVRVAFLITFFWILFAIIGVQSFKASLSRQCVWLDPTDPTNKEKSFTNDMQFCGGFLNNDTGESMPWVMMENDGILDNFRNGSKAGKGFLCPRGSICLQQDNPFNGTVSFDNIAQSLEMVFVIISSNTFSDVMYYTTNSDYLPAALFFGAGIMILMLWLVNLLIAVITSSFQVIREESRASAFTAPEEPPAQEPMDEPPQKVPALQRIYDKTFLLWIAVIAFGLMAQCFRSSKMSKERGQFIDSAEVAVTILLDIEIIIRCAAGWRSFHKSKRNLIDAGLAIITTIIRIPPIRNSGETYAWLTVFQIVRVYRLVLAVPMTRKLIVMVLGNSNGIANLMLFVFLITFLMAILAAQLFRGEIPSHSDSGDLNEVSFFTVYNSFLGMYQILSSENWTSMLYNVTSYLNEHDTGWIGAVFLIGWFILSFLILVNMFIAVIQENFDVSEDEKRLEQVKAFLQRKELGKSAGNLTLSNIFTFGKARRRKDPLDYGPAMMEMLLKDAVVHEFLDDAADMPQDTPNEERSPTRAQTHHVGEVRPGFLSSMWGKFKSIFSSKDPNPFYSNLRFDGPNDTLDPRQMARQAVFATSARKKAQRDYLARHPNYNNSLFVFTPNNPIRRFCQRIVGPGRGNERFEGVEPNKIAWYTSSAFIYACIVAMVVIACVTTPLYQKQYQAEHPEFSITFWYVWTDLAFATVFSVEAVIKVVADGFFFTPNAYYRSSWGFIDGIVLITLLINVGTLLANDGAVSRAIGAFKALRALRLLNVSDSARDTFHSLIVVGGWKILSAAFVSISLLIPFAIYGLNIFNGQMVKCNDGDDSIMLISDCFGEFNNTPFNDDWPMLAPRVPSNDYFSFDDFAASLFVLFQIVSQEGWTDVMFAAQAVTGLGNQPKDLNRQGNAMFFVVFNLLATVFVLTLFISVFMRNYTEQTGVAFLTAEQRSWLELRKLLRQISPSKSSYNESEKTWKKWCHKRAIEKRGKWYTAVTYVLICHLLLLLLEYHGEPQWWTDSRDGLFLAFTLVYMANIAIRIIGLGWARFRRSSWDLYSLVVVTGAFVSTSVLIISRNSDTYVQLHKFFLVAILLLLIPRNDALDQLFKTAAASLTTIGNLLATWLVFFLVFAIALTQAFSLTRFGENEEANVNFRSVPNALILLFRMSCGEGWNQVMEDYATIEPPLCVDNADFFNSDCGSKPWARFLFVAWNILSMYIFVNLFVSLIYESFSYVYQRSSGLAAVDRDEIRRFKEAWRSVDPAGTGFISKDAFPRLLGELSGVFEMRIYDADDSVRQILEDVRNDASTSGARHMSIASASNYSAGIDIQRLNRRLAQIDVVKVRERRRRFNIFFEEVMVSADPDKGISFTSVLMILAHYNIINDSKSLKLEEFLRRRARLQRVEEEVRRRVVLGFFDTLYWTRKFKKHIDMRKSARMTAIPQLDIPHILVDDDDTRHKSSPVAGTGQTRSALLTVEDAHKSVHNSWSGPGPTDTSDGDYQHPLSFPRSGPTTPSHQSTHSAFSFELQEGGQTSAQSSRRGSAVTPQSPVSPAQVSNMLDDSIWLESIRRTATVRKSVRKSDWSR; from the exons ATGCAAAGCAACAACCCCTACTCCTACGAGATGAGCTCGCGACGTGACGAGTCCTCGGGCTCTGGCAGGGAGGGTCTGCAGGCAGACTCCCAAGCCGAATCTCAACGCGGCCGTCGAGGCCAACCGCAAATGTCTGCTAACGGACTCGGTCTTTCAACATATTGGGAACAGCCCTATGCTCAGTCCAACAGTTCCGGAGGCCCTGACTCCCCCATCGATGCTTCAGCATTACAATTCGCCTTACCACCTGATATTAATCAGCCTCCTCCATTTCCCCGATTAAACTCGCCATCTCTCGACTCCCTCGACCGACCGTCACCATACTTCGAAGAGGCTACAAACCCCGATTACTATGAGGATAGGGTGCCTCTTACATCCAGGGCCCAGCCCATTTCCGGCTCTCTAAGCGCAAATGTGGGGGACGCTCAGCCGAGAGATAGTTTCCAGACAGTATCCGACATCGACAACGCGCCACCAAGGACGCGGGATGCAAGATCGCTCGGGTATGACTTGGAACCTGGCGGCAGACGTCCAAGCTATGGGGCGACACTGAGCCCGGGAGGGGAGCAGCGACGCTCTCGCTCGCCCTCTACTACTGGCGCCCTCCTCAGGGCGGGCTCCATCATGAGGGCCATGTCTCAGCGTGTTGTCAATATCAGTGGTGAAGGTGAACTTGTGGACCATCGGACATCGCGGAGTCGATCTCCGTCACCGGCCCCGGACCGCCGTCAGCAGCTACACAACTCTGCTCAGATGTTCACCGATACCTCCTACCATTCCAATCTCTTCCAAGTACCTGAGAAGGGTTCCGAAGGGGAGAATGTATTCGCTGATCCTCCTCCGCCCATGCAACAACGGGTGCCGATGCAGAATCCTCTTAAAGGAAAGTCCTTAGGCATCTTTCCTCCCACTCATCCGATCAGAACGAAGCTATGCGATCTGCTGGTGCACCCGTTCACTGAGCCCTTCATTCTCATACTTATAATCCTTCAAGCTACTCTTTTGGCCGTGGAATCGGCTCCAGATGTCTTCACGAACCCGCGGCCAGCCTCATGGGGAGTCACCTGGATTGATTGGGCGATTTTGGTACTGTTTATTATCTTCACACTCGAGTTGATTGCCCGTATTTTGGTCTCCGGTTTCCTCTTGAATGCCTCCGAGTACAGCACCATCGATCGCCAAAAAGGAGTCCGAGCAGCGGTTGTCGATCAGTACAGAAATTTGTTCCAGCCTCAGCGGCAAAAGTCTGTTAAGGCTCCGCGACAACAAATTCACCTTGGCCCCTCAGCTTTTCAGCGGTCCTTCACAATCATGCAGGGTCAGACTCTGCCACAGACTGTCGAGGAGCAGCAAAGGTATCAACTTGCCCGACGAGCATTCTTGCGGCATTCATTCAACCGGCTTGACTTCCTCGCTGTTGTTGCCTACTGGATCTCCTTTGCGCTGAGAATCACTGGCGTCGAAAGTGAGAAGCATCTATACGTCTTCAGGATGATTTCGTGTCTTCGTATCTTGAGACTGCTTGCTTTGACGAACGGCACAGCG ATTATCCTTCGAAGTCTGAAAAAAGCTGCACCGCTGCTTGTACGAGTCGCCTTCCTAATCACGTTCTTCTGGATACTGTTTGCCATCATTGGAGTACAAAGCTTCAAGGCCAGTTTGAGTCGGCAATGTGTCTGGCTTGACCCAACAGACCCGACTAATAAGGAGAAATCCTTCACAAATGACATGCAGTTCTGTGGAGGATTCCTCAACAACGATACTGGGGAAAGCATGCCCTGGGTCATGATGGAAAATGATGGTATTCTGGACAATTTCAGAAACGGCAGCAAAGCCGGAAAAGGCTTCCTTTGTCCTCGTGGCTCGATCTGTCTTCAGCAAGACAACCCATTCAACGGCACTGTCAGCTTCGACAATATTGCTCAATCACTAGAAATGGTGTTTGTCATCATCAGTTCCAACACCTTCTCCGACGTCATGTACTACACAACCAACTCCGATTACCTTCCCGCAGCTCTCTTCTTCGGCGCCGGCATCATGATTCTTATGCTTTGGCTCGTCAACTTGCTTATTGCGGTCATTACGTCTTCCTTCCAGGTTATCCGAGAGGAAAGTCGGGCGAGTGCTTTCACAGCTCCCGAAGAGCCACCGGCGCAAGAGCCCATGGACGAACCGCCTCAGAAGGTGCCTGCCTTGCAGCGAATCTACGACAAGACGTTTCTGCTTTGGATTGCAGTCATTGCCTTCGGTCTCATGGCCCAGTGCTTCAGGAGTTCCAAGATGTCTAAAGAACGCGGGCAGTTCATTGACTCGGCCGAGGTTGCTGTCACTATCTTGCTGGACATTGAAATCATCATACGTTGCGCCGCAGGCTGGCGTTCTTTCCACAAGAGCAAGCGTAACCTCATCGATGCGGGCCTCGCCATCATCACAACCATCATCCGGATCCCGCCAATCCGGAATTCTGGAGAAACTTATGCCTGGCTGACAGTCTTCCAAATTGTACGAGTCTACCGACTTGTCTTGGCTGTACCGATGACCCGGAAACTTATTGTCATGGTCCTCGGAAATTCGAACGGTATTGCCAATTTGATGTTGTTCGTCTTCTTAATCACCTTTCTTATGGCGATTTTGGCGGCTCAACTGTTCAGAGGCGAGATACCAAGTCACAGCGATAGTGGCGACCTCAACGAGGTCTCCTTCTTCACTGTCTACAACTCCTTCCTCGGCATGTATCAGATCTTGTCGAGTGAAAACTGGACTTCCATGCTGTACAACGTCACTTCTTACTTGAATGAGCACGATACGGGCTGGATTGGCGCTGTTTTCCTGATTGGCTGGTTCATCCTGTCGTTCTTGATTCTCGTCAATATGTTTATTGCTGTCATTCAAGAAAATTTTGATGTTTCTGAGGATGAGAAGCGCCTCGAGCAGGTCAAGGCCTTTCTCCAAAGAAAAGAACTGGGCAAATCCGCTGGTAACCTCACGCTGTCAAACATCTTTACTTTCGGCAAGGCTAGACGGAGAAAGGATCCTCTGGACTACGGTCCTGCCATGATGGAAATGCTTCTCAAGGACGCCGTAGTGCACGAATTCCTCGATGATGCCGCAGATATGCCGCAGGATACACCCAACGAGGAACGTTCGCCTACAAGGGCTCAAACGCATCACGTTGGTGAGGTCAGGCCTGGTTTCTTGTCTTCAATGTGGGGGAAGTTTAAGTCTATATTCAGCAGCAAAGACCCGAATCCGTTCTACTCGAATCTACGGTTCGATGGTCCCAACGATACTCTTGATCCGCGGCAAATGGCACGGCAGGCGGTTTTCGCCACATCAGCGCGCAAGAAAGCCCAGCGGGACTATCTTGCAAGACACCCCAATTACAACAACTCGCTATTCGTCTTTACGCCCAATAACCCTATCAGGCGGTTCTGTCAAAGGATCGTTGGTCCTGGCCGAGGAAATGAAAGATTCGAAGGTGTCGAGCCTAATAAGATTGCCTGGTATACTTCCTCAGCTTTCATCTACGCATGTATCGTTGCAATGGTCGTCATTGCTTGCGTCACAACACCGCTTTACCAAAAGCAATACCAAGCCGAGCATCCTGAGTTCAGCATTACGTTTTGGTATGTCTGGACGGACTTGGCATTTGCCACAGTCTTCTCGGTTGAGGCTGTAATCAAAGTCGTCGCGGATGGCTTTTTCTTCACGCCGAACGCCTACTACCGGAGCTCCTGGGGATTCATCGATGGCATAGTGCTCATCACCTTGCTCATCAATGTTGGTACACTTCTCGCCAACGATGGCGCCGTCTCTAGAGCCATTGGTGCATTCAAGGCTCTTCGTGCTCTACGCCTGCTCAATGTCAGCGATAGCGCGAGGGATACTTTCCACTCACTCATCGTAGTTGGCGGATGGAAGATCCTCAGT GCTGCGTTCGTGTCCATCTCCCTGCTAATCCCCTTCGCCATTTACGGACTGAATATCTTCAACGGCCAGATGGTTAAATGCAATGACGGAGATGACTCCATTATGCTCATTTCCGATTGTTTTGGCGAATTCAACAATACACCCTTCAACGACGATTGGCCCATGTTGGCGCCACGTGTTCCCTCCAACGACTATTTCAGCTTTGATGACTTTGCAGCGTCATTGTTCGTCCTCTTCCAAATTGTCAGTCAAGAGGGTTGGACCGATGTCATGTTCGCGGCACAGGCAGTCACAGGGCTCGGTAATCAGCCCAAAGACCTCAACCGTCAGGGAAATGCCATGTTCTTTGTTGTCTTCAACCTGTTGGCCACAGTCTTCGTCCTCACGCTGTTTATCTCAGTGTTCATGCGCAATTATACGGAGCAGACTGGAGTTGCCTTTTTGACAGCTGAGCAGCGGTCCTGGCTTGAACTACGAAAACTGTTACGACAGATTTCTCCGTCCAAGAGCTCATACAATGAATCAGAGAAAACTTGGAAGAAGTGGTGTCACAAACGCGccatagagaaaaggggcaAATGGTATACAGCCGTCACCTACGTCCTCATATGCCATCTCCTACTCCTTCTACTCGAGTATCACGGCGAACCACAATGGTGGACAGACTCTCGGGATGGACTGTTTTTGGCATTCACGCTAGTCTACATGGCCAACATTGCCATCAGGATCATTGGTCTTGGCTGGGCCCGGTTCCGAAGGAGCTCATGGGACTTATACTCGCTAGTAGTTGTCACCGGCGCGTTCGTCTCTACATCCGTGCTCATCATCAGCAGAAATAGCGATACGTATGTGCAGCTCCACAAGTTTTTCCTTGTGGCCATCCTCCTACTTCTTATCCCGCGGAATGATGCTCTCGACCAGCTATTCAAAACGGCTGCTGCAAGTTTAACAACAATTGGAAACTTGCTCGCTACCTGGCTTGTGTTCTTCCTGGTTTTCGCCATTGCTCTTACACAAGCATTCAGTCTGACGCGCTTTGGCGAGAATGAAGAAGCCAACGTCAACTTCCGCAGCGTGCCTAACGCCCTGATTCTTCTATTTAGAATGAGTTGTGGTGAAGGCTGGAACCAGGTCATGGAAGATTATGCGACTATCGAGCCGCCGCTTTGCGTTGATAACGCCGACTTCTTTAACAGCGATTGCGGTAGCAAACCCTGGGCTCGTTTCCTCTTCGTTGCATGGAACATTCTGAGCATGTATATCTTTGTCAACCTTTTCGTTTCTCTCATCTATGAGAGCTTCAGTTACGTATACCAACGGTCTAGCGGATTGGCTGCGGTAGACCGTGATGAGATCCGGCGCTTCAAGGAGGCGTGGCGGAGCGTCGATCCTGCCGGGACCGGCTTCATCAGCAAGGATGCATTCCCCCGACTTCTAGGAGAGCTTTCTGGAGTGTTTGAAATGCGCATCTATGATGCCGACGATTCGGTCAGGCAGATCCTAGAGGATGTTCGCAACGATGCCTCGACATCTGGAGCACGCCACATGTCTATAGCTTCTGCGAGTAACTACAGTGCGGGCATTGACATCCAACGACTCAATCGGAGACTCGCACAGATTGACGTTGTCAAGGTTCGCGAGCGTCGCCGTCGGTTCAACATCTTTTTCGAGGAAGTCATGGTCTCTGCGGACCCCGACAAAGGCATTTCGTTCACTTCTGTGCTCATGATTCTGGCCCACTATAACATCATCAATGACAGCAAGAGTTTGAA ATTGGAAGAATTCTTGCGAAGGCGTGCTCGGCTACAGAGAGTGGAAGAGGAGGTGCGGCGCAGGGTCGTTCTTGGCTTCTTTGACACCTT GTACTGGACTCGCAAGTTCAAGAAGCACATTGACATGAGAAAGTCGGCGAGGATGACTGCTATTCCCCAGCTCGACATCCCTCACATTCTTGTTGACGATGATGATACACGCCACAAGTCCTCGCCGGTGGCCGGAACCGGACAAACGAGGTCAGCATTGCTGACAGTGGAAGACGCTCACAAATCGGTACACAATAGCTGGTCTGGACCAGGGCCGACAGATACGTCGGACGGCGACTACCAGCACCCGCTCAGCTTCCCGAGATCTGGGCCTACAACGCCGAGCCACCAATCGACGCATTCTGCTTTCAGCTTTGAATTGCAAGAAGGAGGCCAGACTTCAGCTCAGAGCAGTAGAAGGGGAAGTGCTGTCACACCACAGAGCCCTGTCAGCCCCGCACAAGTTAGCAACATGCTGGATGACTCTATTTGGCTTGAGAGTATTCGGAGAACTGCAACAGTACGGAAATCGGTCCGAAAATCCGATTGGAGTAGATAG